The sequence GAAGAGCTCATCTGTATCATTTACTCCAACGCTTCTAAGCATGGTTTGTTTATCATCTTCTGTCATTGGCAAATAGCGAAATTCCATTCTATTCTCCCCCTATTTTTTTCTTTTATAAAAAGGTGTTTCGACTACTTTTGCTTGAAGTTGCCGTTTTCTAACTTGCACGGTCAATTCAGTACCTATATCGGCATAGTCTGTATTCACTAAAGCAAGACCAAGATTTTTGTTAAGCGTTGGTGCCTGCGTTCCTGAAGTAATAAAGCCAACATGCGCTTCCTGATAATAGACATCATATCCTGTCCGCGGGATACCTTTATCGATCATTTCTAAGCCGATAAGTTTTCTGGTTGTACCTTCTGCTAGCTGTTTTTGCAATGCTTTTTTTCCAATGAAATCTACTGCTTTATTCGTTTTTACTGCAAAGGCTAAACCGGATTCTACTGGGCTAATTGTATGAGATAACTCTTGACCATATAAAGGCAGACCTGCTTCAAACCGCAATGTATCTCTTGCCCCTAACCCAACTGGCTCTACTCCCTTATCTTTACCAGCTTGTAAAATAGTTTTCCATAAAGCTATTCCGCTAGCAGCTGGAATATAAATCTCAAATCCATCCTCACCCGTGTAACCCGTTCGTGAAACAAGTGCGGTCTCCTCTATACCAGTGAAATTGACATTATTTTCAAAGCGAAAAAACCGAATAGTTGATAATTCCTTATCTGTTAACGCTTGCAATACTTCTTCAGCGAAAGGGCCTTGTAAAGCAAGCTGCGCATATTTACTGGAAATATCCTCAATAGTTAACTGAGTCTCACTAAACTGATTATGACGAACTAGCCATTGATAATCTTTTTTTGTGTTAGCCGCATTGACGACAAGGAGATAATCATTATCATCAAGCATATAAATTAGAAAATCATCGACAGTTCCACCATTCTCATAACACATAAACGTATATTGAGCACGGTTTGGCGTTAACTTTCCCACATCATTCGTTACCATTTGTTGTAGAAATTCTAGACTTTTCGGGCCTTTAACAGCGATTTCCCCCATATGAGAAACGTCAAATAACCCAGCCTTTGTTCTTGTTATTTCATGTTCATGCTTAATACCGGCGAATTGTACAGGAAGATCCCATCCACCAAAATCAATCGTTTTCGCTCCATGTTCTGCATAAATGGGAAATAAAGGTGTCCGCTTTAATTTACTCATCCCACCACTCCTTCTCCAGACTGAAAATTTGAAAAAATAATTCAACAATGCCATTTTCCGATGTTTAGACAGTTAGAAAAACTTGGCTTGTCGCCAAGTCTTTAGCG is a genomic window of Virgibacillus proomii containing:
- the gcvT gene encoding glycine cleavage system aminomethyltransferase GcvT, with protein sequence MSKLKRTPLFPIYAEHGAKTIDFGGWDLPVQFAGIKHEHEITRTKAGLFDVSHMGEIAVKGPKSLEFLQQMVTNDVGKLTPNRAQYTFMCYENGGTVDDFLIYMLDDNDYLLVVNAANTKKDYQWLVRHNQFSETQLTIEDISSKYAQLALQGPFAEEVLQALTDKELSTIRFFRFENNVNFTGIEETALVSRTGYTGEDGFEIYIPAASGIALWKTILQAGKDKGVEPVGLGARDTLRFEAGLPLYGQELSHTISPVESGLAFAVKTNKAVDFIGKKALQKQLAEGTTRKLIGLEMIDKGIPRTGYDVYYQEAHVGFITSGTQAPTLNKNLGLALVNTDYADIGTELTVQVRKRQLQAKVVETPFYKRKK